In a genomic window of Novosphingobium sp. KA1:
- a CDS encoding lactoylglutathione lyase family protein — translation MAPYPRSFSHIGLSVTDLEEAVKFYTEVMGWYLIMPPTTIEEDETAIGVMCTDVFGAGWGSFRIAHLSTGDRVGVEIFQFRNAERPENNFEYWKTSVFHFCIQDPDVEGMAAKIVAAGGKQRMPVREYFPGEKPYRMVYCEDPFGNILEVYSHSYELTYSAGAYA, via the coding sequence ATGGCCCCCTACCCCCGCAGCTTCTCGCATATCGGCCTGTCGGTCACCGACCTCGAGGAAGCCGTGAAGTTCTACACTGAAGTCATGGGCTGGTACCTCATCATGCCGCCCACCACGATCGAGGAAGACGAGACCGCCATCGGCGTCATGTGCACCGACGTCTTCGGCGCAGGTTGGGGCTCCTTCCGCATTGCCCACCTTTCGACCGGCGACCGTGTCGGCGTCGAGATCTTCCAGTTCCGCAATGCAGAGCGGCCGGAAAACAATTTCGAGTACTGGAAGACGAGCGTATTCCACTTCTGCATCCAGGACCCGGACGTCGAGGGCATGGCCGCCAAGATCGTGGCCGCCGGCGGCAAGCAGCGCATGCCCGTGCGCGAATATTTCCCCGGCGAGAAGCCCTACCGCATGGTCTATTGCGAGGATCCCTTCGGCAACATCCTCGAGGTCTACAGCCACAGCTACGAGCTGACCTATTCGGCCGGAGCCTATGCCTGA
- a CDS encoding CPCC family cysteine-rich protein, with protein sequence MKLRNVIEPYTEGRTFRCPCCRFATLSERGSYEICPVCFWEDDGQDDHNAELVRGGPNGSLSLLQARVNFAECGACEDRYRKNVRPPLEAEL encoded by the coding sequence GTGAAATTGCGCAACGTCATTGAACCCTACACGGAAGGACGGACCTTCAGGTGTCCCTGCTGCCGTTTCGCTACACTTTCGGAGCGAGGCAGCTACGAGATTTGTCCAGTGTGTTTTTGGGAAGATGACGGCCAAGATGACCACAACGCTGAGCTGGTCCGGGGCGGTCCAAACGGCTCGCTTTCACTGCTTCAGGCGCGCGTTAATTTCGCTGAGTGCGGTGCCTGCGAAGATCGTTACCGCAAAAATGTACGGCCACCCTTAGAAGCGGAGCTCTGA
- a CDS encoding IS5 family transposase, giving the protein MARGDLTDEEWDEIEGLLPSERGRKSRPAHDNRRFLNGMLHVLRVGCPWRDMHERYGKWNSIYVRFRRWAEQGVWDAILATLVEFGQTDDWQHMIDSTTVRGHVSAAGAKGGLTRRLLVDHAAALRARSTPAVTIRDALSASS; this is encoded by the coding sequence ATGGCTCGTGGTGATCTGACGGATGAGGAATGGGACGAGATCGAGGGGCTGCTGCCCTCCGAACGCGGGCGCAAGTCGCGACCGGCTCACGACAATCGGCGATTTCTCAACGGCATGCTTCATGTGCTGCGCGTGGGTTGCCCGTGGCGCGACATGCATGAGCGCTACGGCAAGTGGAACTCGATTTATGTCCGGTTCCGGCGCTGGGCCGAGCAAGGCGTCTGGGATGCAATCCTGGCTACGCTGGTCGAGTTCGGTCAGACGGACGACTGGCAGCACATGATTGATAGCACTACAGTGCGCGGCCACGTTTCGGCAGCGGGCGCTAAAGGGGGACTCACAAGGAGGCTTTTGGTCGATCACGCGGCGGCTTTACGTGCAAGGTCCACGCCCGCTGTGACAATCAGGGACGCCCTCTCGGCTTCATCCTGA
- a CDS encoding alpha/beta hydrolase translates to MATACVAAAGSAAAQPADYPAPAPASAPVETGALPLYGAQTPGSADNENWARYFGKDYAVRNVTRPTLTPILPDPAKATGAAVIVAPGGAFMALSMSHEGWDVAQALADRGIAAFVLKYRLLPTPKDEAEAGKYVWTKMMEGIPDPTKQPVLTNPQATEDGLAALKMVREHAAKWGVDPARVGMIGFSAGAMTSLQTVLAAKSGERPAFFGYIYGPQAKIDVPADASPMFDAIALDDPLFPSMGFPIAQAWLAAKRPVEIHGYQQGGHGFGLGKPNTTTTLVLDEFTAWLSMQGFLTRKTAPDQ, encoded by the coding sequence ATGGCAACAGCATGCGTAGCAGCAGCAGGGAGTGCTGCTGCGCAGCCTGCCGACTATCCTGCACCCGCTCCGGCAAGCGCGCCGGTCGAGACGGGCGCCCTCCCGCTCTATGGCGCCCAGACGCCAGGATCTGCCGACAACGAGAACTGGGCCCGATACTTCGGTAAGGACTATGCGGTTCGCAATGTCACGCGGCCCACCTTGACCCCGATTCTTCCCGATCCCGCCAAAGCGACCGGCGCCGCTGTGATCGTGGCGCCCGGCGGCGCTTTCATGGCGCTTTCCATGTCGCACGAGGGCTGGGATGTAGCTCAGGCCCTTGCAGATCGCGGTATTGCCGCGTTCGTTCTGAAATATCGCCTGTTGCCAACCCCCAAGGATGAAGCCGAAGCCGGGAAATATGTTTGGACCAAGATGATGGAGGGCATTCCCGATCCGACCAAGCAACCGGTGCTCACCAATCCGCAAGCGACTGAAGATGGCCTTGCCGCTCTGAAGATGGTGCGCGAACATGCCGCCAAATGGGGCGTCGACCCCGCCCGCGTCGGCATGATCGGTTTTTCGGCAGGCGCCATGACCTCGCTCCAGACCGTCCTTGCCGCGAAGTCGGGCGAACGCCCTGCTTTCTTCGGGTACATCTATGGCCCGCAGGCAAAGATCGACGTTCCGGCAGACGCATCGCCGATGTTCGATGCAATCGCTCTCGACGACCCCCTGTTTCCCTCGATGGGCTTTCCAATTGCGCAGGCCTGGCTCGCAGCCAAGCGGCCTGTCGAAATTCATGGCTACCAGCAGGGAGGCCATGGTTTCGGGCTCGGAAAGCCAAACACCACGACAACGCTCGTGCTAGACGAATTCACCGCGTGGCTTTCTATGCAGGGATTCCTGACCAGAAAGACAGCCCCTGACCAGTGA
- a CDS encoding LysR family transcriptional regulator, which yields MKIDIKNTDLNLLKAFNALLDTRSVTRAGERLGLTQPAVSGMLNRLRETFDDPLFVRAQRGVLPTPRAEALAEPLRRALGEIEALLQPDAFDPATAERTIGIAATDYAQQVVLLPFLSALRTSAPGIRIAIRHVAMETLALDMEQGKTDLALVTPQMAPENLRARHLFEEHYTCVLRRDHPAAGQAMDLDTFCALDHALMSHDGTRFQGATDHALAALNRTRRVIMTAPNFGLVLDLVRTSNACALLPARLVKGQKGLHLQEPPLPVPGFTKILVWHERTHHDSAMAWLRQQLAKSVKSARDN from the coding sequence ATGAAAATTGATATCAAGAACACCGACCTCAATCTCCTGAAGGCCTTCAATGCCCTTCTGGACACGCGCTCCGTTACGCGGGCGGGCGAGCGGCTTGGCCTGACCCAACCGGCCGTAAGCGGCATGCTCAACCGGCTTCGCGAGACGTTCGATGATCCGCTGTTCGTTCGCGCCCAGCGCGGGGTTCTGCCCACACCTCGAGCCGAAGCTCTCGCGGAACCGCTTCGGCGCGCGCTCGGCGAAATCGAGGCCTTGCTGCAACCCGATGCCTTCGATCCCGCGACGGCGGAGCGGACCATCGGCATCGCCGCGACCGATTACGCACAGCAGGTCGTACTTCTCCCATTCCTGAGCGCCTTGCGCACGAGCGCGCCGGGCATCCGGATTGCAATCCGGCACGTTGCGATGGAGACGCTGGCGCTCGATATGGAGCAGGGCAAGACCGACCTCGCGCTCGTCACCCCGCAGATGGCGCCCGAGAACCTGCGTGCGCGCCACCTGTTCGAGGAACACTATACCTGCGTCCTGCGCCGTGATCATCCGGCAGCGGGGCAGGCTATGGACCTCGATACGTTCTGTGCCTTGGACCACGCCCTGATGTCGCACGACGGCACTCGGTTCCAGGGTGCGACCGATCATGCCTTGGCGGCCCTCAACCGCACGAGGCGGGTCATCATGACGGCCCCCAACTTTGGTCTGGTCCTCGATCTGGTACGCACATCCAACGCCTGTGCATTACTTCCCGCCCGCTTGGTAAAAGGTCAGAAAGGTCTGCATCTTCAGGAGCCCCCTTTGCCGGTACCCGGCTTTACGAAGATTCTGGTCTGGCACGAACGGACCCACCACGATTCCGCAATGGCCTGGCTGCGCCAGCAGCTAGCGAAGAGCGTAAAAAGCGCACGCGACAACTAG
- a CDS encoding LysR family transcriptional regulator → MRIDLNDYAYFAEVVTHGGFAAAGRALREPKSKLSRRIAGLEERLGLRLIERSSRRFRVTDTGLAFYERCRTILLEAEQAEALVLQAQAEPHGRIRFSCPTGMIGPISGLISSFLARYPKVRLQLVATDRAVDLIEERIDLALRVRATLTSDAALTMRSLGRSTRILVACPQLASQVSEVSQLATIPTLATDDAADDLEWHLETEDGREHVFRVEPRMACTDMAAVREAAIDGLGVAILPDHVCREALLAGKLVHVLPAWRGLQGNVHLVFTTRRGLPPAVRALIDHLAAGFPRDVVARTP, encoded by the coding sequence GTGCGTATCGATCTGAACGACTATGCCTATTTTGCCGAAGTGGTGACCCATGGCGGCTTTGCGGCGGCAGGGCGCGCACTGCGGGAACCCAAGTCCAAGCTGAGCCGCCGCATCGCAGGTCTGGAGGAACGCCTCGGCCTCCGCCTGATCGAGCGGTCGAGCCGGCGCTTCCGTGTAACGGATACAGGACTCGCTTTCTATGAGCGTTGCCGGACCATATTGCTTGAAGCGGAGCAGGCGGAGGCACTCGTCTTGCAGGCGCAGGCTGAACCTCATGGCCGGATACGCTTCAGTTGCCCCACCGGCATGATCGGGCCGATATCGGGCCTGATATCCTCTTTCCTCGCCCGCTATCCCAAGGTGCGGTTGCAACTCGTGGCAACGGACCGCGCAGTGGATTTGATTGAAGAGCGGATCGATCTGGCCCTGCGGGTGCGCGCAACACTCACCAGTGATGCCGCCCTCACTATGCGCTCGCTCGGGAGATCAACCCGTATCCTCGTCGCCTGTCCTCAACTGGCAAGCCAGGTTTCTGAAGTATCTCAACTGGCGACAATTCCAACACTGGCGACCGATGACGCGGCAGACGATCTGGAATGGCATCTGGAGACCGAGGACGGCAGGGAGCATGTCTTCCGGGTCGAGCCTCGAATGGCCTGCACGGACATGGCGGCTGTGCGAGAGGCGGCCATTGATGGACTTGGTGTCGCAATCCTGCCCGATCATGTCTGCCGCGAGGCATTGCTCGCGGGCAAGCTTGTCCATGTGCTGCCTGCCTGGCGCGGGCTTCAAGGCAACGTGCATCTGGTCTTCACGACACGCCGGGGCTTGCCTCCAGCTGTGCGCGCGCTGATCGATCATCTCGCCGCAGGGTTTCCTCGAGATGTGGTTGCCCGGACACCCTGA
- a CDS encoding zinc-binding dehydrogenase — translation MPEALPETYRAWTWVAGEAPLALVLATRPMPRPGPGEVIVRNAAIGLNPVDWKVLGRLGWQPGHVPGVDGAGTVVKIGPDVDPAWLGSRVAYHQSLQSHGSFAQYTPVGTYALMRVPDALDLALAASMPCPALTAWRALAKLPPGGNQRMLVSGAGGAVGNYLVQLAVQAGWRVSVMCNIRHRERLAGLGAVDWIPGPLTQDAEIGSPRFTAVIDAVGPEHAARLHPGLKANGHLVCIQGRVPDWPSPAFGRALSLHEVALGALHKHGDTADWSIQTSAGEDLFAQVAAKTLAPEPLVPGPFEDLPRLLEALRNRDFSGKPVIGLA, via the coding sequence ATGCCTGAGGCTCTGCCCGAAACCTACCGCGCCTGGACCTGGGTAGCGGGCGAGGCCCCGCTCGCCCTGGTCCTGGCGACACGGCCCATGCCGCGGCCCGGCCCGGGCGAGGTCATCGTGCGCAACGCGGCGATCGGCCTCAACCCGGTGGACTGGAAGGTCCTCGGCCGCCTCGGATGGCAACCAGGCCATGTGCCCGGTGTCGACGGCGCCGGAACGGTGGTGAAGATCGGACCGGATGTCGATCCGGCCTGGCTGGGAAGCCGCGTGGCCTACCACCAGAGCCTGCAGTCGCACGGTAGCTTCGCGCAGTACACCCCCGTCGGGACATACGCGCTCATGCGTGTCCCCGACGCGCTCGACCTGGCCCTTGCCGCCAGCATGCCCTGCCCGGCGCTGACCGCCTGGCGCGCGCTCGCGAAGCTGCCCCCCGGCGGCAACCAGCGAATGCTGGTCAGCGGAGCGGGCGGCGCGGTGGGCAATTATCTCGTCCAACTGGCCGTGCAGGCGGGGTGGCGCGTCAGCGTCATGTGCAACATCCGCCACCGCGAGCGACTGGCTGGGCTAGGTGCCGTGGACTGGATCCCAGGGCCGCTCACGCAGGACGCTGAAATCGGATCGCCGCGCTTCACGGCGGTTATCGATGCAGTGGGCCCCGAACATGCCGCGCGGCTTCATCCTGGTCTGAAGGCCAACGGCCATCTCGTGTGCATCCAGGGCCGGGTACCGGACTGGCCCAGTCCGGCGTTTGGCCGTGCGCTTTCGCTACACGAAGTCGCGCTCGGCGCCCTTCACAAGCATGGCGATACCGCCGACTGGTCGATCCAGACCTCGGCGGGCGAAGATCTGTTCGCGCAGGTCGCAGCGAAGACCCTTGCGCCCGAGCCCCTTGTCCCCGGGCCCTTCGAGGACCTGCCGCGCCTGCTCGAAGCGCTGCGCAACCGCGATTTCAGCGGCAAGCCCGTGATCGGGCTCGCCTGA
- a CDS encoding LysR family transcriptional regulator produces MMNPQWITSFVRVVETGSFTRAADALNLTQAAVSQHMARLEAQAGQLVIRRPRALELTPAGHAMLAYAREVEQADLRLRSRLSDGERMEGEISLITPGSVGLLLHPLLLDIQEREPALSIRHRFAPDAEIVQSVLDARFEVGLSTTRPDDARLSVTPFLHEPLELIVPAASEVNAWGDLERLGFIDHPDGMAMAKRLLSLRFPGNPGLSRLPIRGFTNQIALILEPVARGLGFTVLPRYARQAFRNPEQILVAGNGPPVVDTLWLLHRSEWPLTARMREVLSNLRASLQDPMAQ; encoded by the coding sequence ATGATGAACCCGCAATGGATCACCAGCTTCGTCCGCGTCGTGGAGACCGGAAGCTTCACCCGGGCCGCCGATGCCCTGAATCTGACGCAAGCCGCCGTCAGCCAGCACATGGCGCGCCTCGAAGCGCAGGCGGGCCAGCTCGTGATACGTCGCCCTCGCGCTCTCGAACTGACGCCGGCCGGACATGCGATGCTCGCCTATGCGCGTGAGGTCGAGCAAGCGGACTTGCGCCTGCGATCGCGACTGTCAGACGGCGAGCGCATGGAAGGGGAGATCAGCCTGATTACGCCCGGCAGTGTCGGCCTGTTGCTCCATCCCCTGCTTCTCGACATCCAGGAACGGGAACCGGCGTTGAGCATCCGCCATCGCTTCGCTCCCGACGCCGAGATCGTCCAGTCGGTGCTGGATGCCCGGTTCGAGGTTGGATTGTCGACGACGCGCCCCGACGATGCGCGGCTGAGCGTTACGCCTTTCCTGCACGAACCCCTGGAACTGATTGTGCCCGCGGCCAGCGAGGTGAACGCCTGGGGCGATCTCGAGCGCCTGGGCTTCATCGACCACCCCGATGGAATGGCCATGGCCAAGCGGCTCTTGTCGCTACGTTTTCCTGGTAATCCCGGTCTCTCTCGCCTGCCTATCCGAGGCTTCACGAACCAGATTGCCCTCATTCTGGAACCGGTTGCCCGTGGGCTTGGTTTCACGGTCCTGCCGCGTTACGCCCGGCAGGCGTTTCGCAATCCCGAGCAGATCCTGGTGGCGGGAAATGGTCCGCCCGTGGTCGATACCCTGTGGCTTCTCCATCGTAGCGAATGGCCCCTGACGGCCCGAATGCGCGAGGTTCTCTCGAACCTGCGCGCTTCCCTTCAGGATCCTATGGCCCAATAA
- a CDS encoding LysR family transcriptional regulator yields MRIFIRVAETASFAEAARQLHLSPPVVTRAISYLEDQIGVRLLARTTRSVKMTEAGQRYFDDCRRILADIAEAEASAAGSHGNPAGTLVVTAPVLFGQMHVLPVLLEYLDLYPRVTGRSLFLDRSVNIVEEGIDVAIRIGNLPPSGLTATRVGWVRRRICGSPAYFAQHGVPRSPADLADHRVILPTGAWVSPEWHFGADSRTSVTVHPRLYCNTNQAAIDAAEQGWGITRVLSYQIAPALAQGRLQTVLEEHEESPIPIHVVHGEGRRATAKVRAFVDLAVERLRDNPLLQ; encoded by the coding sequence ATGAGGATTTTCATCCGGGTGGCCGAAACCGCGAGCTTTGCCGAGGCGGCACGGCAATTGCACCTCAGTCCGCCGGTCGTCACGCGCGCGATTTCCTATCTGGAAGACCAGATCGGCGTGCGCCTGTTGGCGCGTACCACGCGATCTGTGAAGATGACCGAAGCCGGGCAGCGCTACTTCGACGATTGCCGGCGCATCCTGGCCGATATCGCCGAGGCCGAGGCATCGGCCGCGGGATCGCACGGCAACCCGGCGGGCACGCTGGTCGTCACCGCGCCGGTCCTGTTCGGCCAGATGCACGTGCTGCCGGTGCTGTTGGAATATCTCGATCTCTATCCGCGGGTGACCGGTAGAAGCCTGTTCCTCGACCGCAGCGTGAACATTGTCGAGGAAGGGATCGATGTCGCGATCAGGATCGGCAACCTACCGCCTTCGGGCCTGACGGCGACGCGCGTGGGCTGGGTACGGCGCAGGATCTGCGGGTCACCGGCCTATTTCGCACAGCACGGCGTTCCCCGCTCGCCTGCCGATCTGGCGGACCACCGCGTCATCCTGCCGACGGGGGCCTGGGTTTCACCCGAATGGCACTTCGGCGCGGACTCGCGCACAAGCGTCACCGTTCACCCGCGCCTGTACTGCAACACCAACCAGGCCGCCATCGACGCAGCCGAACAGGGCTGGGGCATTACCCGCGTCCTGTCCTACCAGATCGCCCCGGCACTGGCGCAAGGGCGTCTCCAGACCGTGCTCGAGGAGCATGAGGAAAGCCCTATTCCGATCCACGTGGTCCATGGCGAGGGCCGGCGCGCGACGGCCAAGGTCCGCGCCTTCGTCGACCTCGCCGTCGAAAGGCTGCGCGACAACCCGTTGCTGCAATAG
- a CDS encoding NADH:flavin oxidoreductase/NADH oxidase, with amino-acid sequence MPALFTPFTLKDVTLRNRIGVPPMCQYSARDGYVSEWHLPHYADIARGGAGLVIVEATAVSPEGRITPGCTGLWQDGQVEGMASIAHAIAAGGAVPGIQIGHAGRKASANKPWEGDDHIPNDQPGGWQTISPSALAFGGGLPKVPSEMTLDDIARVKRDFVAAAIRARDAGFKWLELHFAHGYLAQSFFSVHANTRTDAYGGDVTARSRFLIETLQAVREVWPENLPLTARFGVIEFDGRDEETLAEAIGLVKTFKNEGLDFLSVSMGFSTIEANVPWAPAFMAPIAKRVRDETGLAVGTAWGMDIPQDAEKAIAEQQMDVVFAARAHLANPHYPFRVARELGLSAAGSVLPDQYAYWLRRYPGPQNGPVID; translated from the coding sequence ATGCCCGCACTTTTCACCCCCTTTACACTCAAGGACGTGACCCTTCGCAACCGCATCGGCGTACCGCCGATGTGCCAGTACAGCGCGCGCGACGGCTACGTCAGCGAGTGGCACCTTCCCCACTACGCCGACATCGCGCGGGGCGGTGCGGGCCTCGTCATCGTCGAGGCAACTGCCGTCTCGCCCGAAGGCCGCATCACGCCGGGATGCACGGGCCTGTGGCAGGATGGACAGGTCGAGGGCATGGCCAGTATCGCCCATGCCATTGCCGCGGGCGGAGCCGTGCCCGGCATCCAGATCGGCCATGCCGGACGCAAGGCCAGTGCCAACAAGCCCTGGGAAGGCGACGACCACATCCCCAACGACCAGCCCGGTGGCTGGCAGACGATATCGCCTTCGGCCCTGGCCTTCGGTGGCGGTCTGCCCAAGGTGCCGAGCGAAATGACGCTGGACGATATCGCGCGCGTGAAGCGGGATTTCGTCGCGGCCGCAATCCGCGCGCGCGACGCCGGCTTCAAGTGGCTCGAACTGCACTTTGCGCACGGGTACCTCGCGCAGAGCTTCTTCTCGGTCCACGCCAACACGCGCACCGACGCCTATGGCGGTGACGTCACGGCGCGCAGCCGCTTCCTGATCGAGACCTTGCAGGCCGTGCGCGAAGTCTGGCCCGAGAACCTGCCACTCACCGCACGTTTCGGCGTCATCGAGTTCGATGGACGCGACGAAGAGACGCTTGCGGAGGCGATTGGCCTCGTGAAGACCTTCAAGAACGAAGGGCTCGACTTCCTGAGCGTCAGCATGGGCTTCTCGACGATTGAAGCCAACGTGCCCTGGGCCCCAGCCTTCATGGCACCGATCGCCAAGCGCGTGCGCGACGAGACCGGGCTTGCCGTCGGCACGGCCTGGGGCATGGACATTCCGCAAGACGCCGAGAAGGCCATTGCCGAACAGCAGATGGACGTCGTCTTCGCCGCGCGCGCGCACCTTGCCAATCCGCATTACCCGTTCCGCGTGGCCCGCGAACTCGGGCTATCCGCAGCGGGAAGCGTGTTGCCCGACCAATATGCCTATTGGCTGCGCCGCTATCCCGGCCCCCAAAATGGTCCGGTGATCGACTGA
- a CDS encoding alpha/beta fold hydrolase: MTKQLILSLMLASAAIAAPTGAMAAPAQQITASSAASTTVHYRTATIEGVSMAYREAGPADGPVVLLLHGFPTSSHMFRNLIPLLADRYHVIAPDYPGFGDSDAPDHTQFAYSFEHYADMVDALMGQIGAQRYAMYVMDYGAPVGYRLALKHPERVSGLIVQNGNAYDEGLGAFWDPIKAYWKSGSAKDRAAQAWLVTAKATKFQYTDGVRDLSRISPDNWVHDQALLDRPGNSEIQLDLFYDYRTNVPLYPQFQQFFRERKPPTIILWGKNDTIFPEPGAHPYLRDLPEAELHILDTGHFALEDKLDEMAPLIRDFLDRKVAKR; the protein is encoded by the coding sequence ATGACCAAGCAACTGATCCTGTCCCTGATGCTCGCAAGCGCGGCGATTGCCGCTCCCACCGGCGCGATGGCCGCCCCTGCGCAGCAGATCACCGCGAGTAGCGCGGCATCGACGACCGTTCACTACCGCACCGCCACCATCGAGGGCGTGAGCATGGCCTACCGCGAAGCAGGCCCGGCCGATGGTCCCGTGGTCCTGCTGCTCCACGGCTTCCCCACCAGCTCGCACATGTTCCGCAACCTGATCCCGCTGCTCGCGGACCGTTATCATGTGATCGCGCCCGACTATCCCGGATTCGGCGACAGCGACGCGCCCGATCATACGCAATTCGCATACAGCTTCGAACACTATGCGGACATGGTCGACGCGCTGATGGGCCAGATTGGTGCCCAGCGCTACGCGATGTACGTCATGGATTACGGCGCGCCCGTCGGCTACCGGCTCGCGCTCAAGCACCCCGAGCGGGTGAGCGGGCTCATCGTCCAGAACGGTAACGCCTACGACGAAGGGCTCGGCGCGTTCTGGGATCCGATCAAGGCCTACTGGAAGAGCGGTTCGGCGAAGGATCGAGCAGCGCAGGCCTGGCTGGTGACCGCCAAGGCAACCAAGTTCCAGTACACCGATGGTGTGCGCGACCTGTCGCGGATCAGCCCGGATAACTGGGTCCACGACCAGGCCCTGCTCGACCGGCCGGGCAACAGCGAGATCCAGCTCGACCTCTTCTACGACTATCGCACCAATGTTCCGCTCTACCCGCAGTTCCAGCAGTTCTTCCGCGAGCGCAAGCCGCCGACGATCATCCTGTGGGGCAAGAACGACACGATCTTCCCCGAGCCCGGCGCCCACCCCTACTTGCGCGACCTGCCGGAGGCCGAGCTCCACATTCTCGACACCGGGCATTTCGCCCTCGAGGACAAGCTCGACGAGATGGCGCCGCTGATCCGCGACTTCCTCGATCGCAAGGTCGCAAAGCGCTGA
- a CDS encoding pyridoxamine 5'-phosphate oxidase family protein: MSYGFLDVAMTPSVRAAQAEMGADRQWAHFEGSREFDRFTANEAAFIAARDSFYLGTVSQDGWPYVQHRGGPAGFLKVVDDRTLAFADYRGNRQYISTGNLAANDRASLFLIDYPRRMRLKIYAHVDKLSLDEDPALADRVLDKGYKAKPERIFRFRLKAFDWNCPQHITPRFTEREIQQAVRPLHERIAELEAENEALRLRSGNQGEA, from the coding sequence ATGTCCTACGGATTTCTCGACGTGGCCATGACCCCCAGCGTGCGCGCGGCGCAGGCCGAAATGGGTGCCGACAGGCAATGGGCCCATTTCGAAGGGAGCCGCGAATTCGACCGGTTCACCGCGAACGAAGCCGCCTTCATCGCCGCTCGCGACAGCTTTTACCTCGGCACCGTCTCGCAAGACGGCTGGCCCTATGTCCAGCACCGCGGCGGCCCCGCCGGGTTTCTCAAGGTGGTGGACGATCGCACGCTGGCCTTCGCCGACTACCGCGGCAACCGGCAGTACATCAGCACCGGCAACCTGGCGGCCAACGACCGGGCCTCGCTGTTCCTGATCGACTACCCCCGTCGCATGCGGCTCAAGATCTATGCCCATGTCGACAAGCTCTCGCTTGATGAGGATCCGGCACTTGCCGATCGCGTCCTCGACAAAGGCTACAAGGCGAAGCCGGAGCGCATCTTCCGGTTCCGGCTGAAGGCCTTCGACTGGAACTGCCCCCAGCACATCACCCCGCGCTTCACCGAGCGCGAGATCCAGCAGGCGGTCCGCCCGCTGCACGAGCGCATCGCCGAACTCGAAGCGGAAAACGAGGCGCTGCGCCTCCGGTCCGGAAACCAAGGAGAAGCATGA
- a CDS encoding SRPBCC domain-containing protein, with the protein MGEIQWPAGYVPGFSDNFCSNEVIVRDLAVADIWPFLVEAARWPGYYANSSDIAIHGDKGPALELGDRFFFKTFGFPVDAEVVECVPPVEGQPARIAWHGWSGEDEHRLDVHHAWLVEELSGQRLRILTQETQNGEPAKELALVRPNPMINGHQDWLDGLVAAARGAAA; encoded by the coding sequence ATGGGCGAAATCCAGTGGCCCGCGGGCTATGTTCCTGGTTTTAGCGACAATTTCTGTTCGAACGAGGTTATCGTCCGGGATCTTGCGGTTGCCGACATCTGGCCTTTCCTGGTCGAGGCGGCGCGTTGGCCGGGCTATTACGCCAACAGCTCGGACATCGCGATCCATGGGGACAAGGGCCCCGCGCTCGAACTGGGCGACCGCTTCTTTTTCAAGACCTTCGGATTCCCGGTCGATGCCGAGGTGGTGGAATGTGTGCCTCCTGTCGAAGGCCAGCCTGCGCGTATTGCCTGGCATGGGTGGTCGGGTGAGGATGAACATCGGCTTGACGTGCACCATGCCTGGCTAGTCGAGGAGCTTTCCGGGCAACGCCTGCGCATTCTCACACAGGAAACGCAAAACGGGGAGCCAGCGAAGGAGCTTGCCCTTGTGCGCCCGAATCCGATGATCAACGGCCATCAGGATTGGCTTGATGGGCTGGTTGCCGCTGCGCGCGGCGCAGCGGCTTGA
- a CDS encoding nuclear transport factor 2 family protein: protein MESPRPPLPPFTIETATEKVRLAEDGWNSRDPARVALAYTPDSQWRNRGEFLNGRPAIIAFLTRKWQRELDYRLIKELWAFRDNRIAVRFAYEWHDDSGNWFRSYGNENWEFDEAGLMRRRLACINDTPIAVEDRRFHWPLGRRPDEHTGLSDLGF from the coding sequence ATGGAAAGTCCACGCCCGCCGCTGCCGCCATTCACCATAGAGACGGCGACCGAAAAGGTCCGTCTCGCCGAGGACGGCTGGAACAGCCGCGATCCGGCCAGGGTTGCCCTGGCCTATACACCCGACAGCCAGTGGCGAAATCGCGGCGAATTCCTGAACGGTCGGCCTGCCATCATCGCCTTCCTGACACGCAAGTGGCAGCGGGAGCTGGACTACCGGCTGATCAAGGAGCTCTGGGCCTTCCGCGACAACCGTATCGCCGTTCGCTTCGCCTATGAGTGGCATGATGACAGTGGCAACTGGTTCCGCTCTTACGGCAACGAGAACTGGGAATTTGACGAGGCGGGGCTGATGCGTCGGCGCCTGGCCTGCATCAACGACACCCCGATCGCGGTCGAAGACCGGCGCTTCCACTGGCCGCTCGGTCGGCGTCCCGACGAGCACACAGGGCTCAGCGACCTCGGCTTCTAG